The Papaver somniferum cultivar HN1 chromosome 3, ASM357369v1, whole genome shotgun sequence genome includes a region encoding these proteins:
- the LOC113357243 gene encoding proteasome subunit alpha type-7-like, whose product MARYDRAITVFSPDGHLFQVEYALEAVRKGNAAVGVRGTDTVVLGVEKKSTAKLQDSRSVRKIVNLDNHIALACAGLKADARVLINKARIECQSHRLTVEDPVTVEYITRYIAGLQQKYTQSGGVRPFGLSTLIVGFDPHTDVPSLYQTDPSGTFSAWKANATGRNSNSMREFLEKNYKETSGQATVKLAIRALLEVVESGGKNIEIAVMGKDKVLRQLEESEIDIIVAEIEAEKEAAEAAKKPAPKNT is encoded by the exons ATGGCACGATACGATAGAGCCATCACAGTATTCTCACCAGATGGTCATCTCTTTCAGGTGGAGTATGCCCTAGAGGCTGTACGGAAAGGAAACGCAGCTGTTGGTGTTAGAGGTACTGATACTGTtgttcttggtgttgagaagaaATCTACTGCTAAACTTCAAGACTCTAG ATCAGTTAGGAAGATTGTTAACCTGGATAATCACATTGCTTTAGCCTGTGCTGGGCTTAAGGCAGATGCACGTgttttgattaacaaagcaaggaTTGAGTGTCAAAGTCATAGACTCACAGTTGAGGATCCCGTAACTGTTGAATATATCACACGTTACATTGCTGGTCTTCAGCAGAAGTATACACAAAGTGGTGGTGTGAGACCATTTGGGCTATCAACTTTGATTGTGGGTTTTGACCCTCACACTGATGTTCCATCACTCTATCAGACTGATCCCTCAGGGACATTCTCAGCTTGGAAGGCTAATGCAACAGGAAGAAATTCCAACTCTATGCGTGAATTTTTGGAGAAAAACTACAAAGAAACTTCTGGACAAGCAACTGTGAAGCTTGCTATTCGTGCATTGCTCGAG GTTGTTGAAAGTGGTGGGAAGAACATAGAGATAGCTGTAATGGGAAAAGACAAGGTGTTGCGTCAACTTGAAGAATCTGAGATTGATATCATTGTTGCTGAGATCGAAGCAGAAAAGGAAGCTGCAGAAGCTGCAAAAAAACCAGCTCCAAAGAATACCTAA